In the genome of Colletotrichum lupini chromosome 8, complete sequence, one region contains:
- a CDS encoding acetyltransferase, which translates to MSPTQDLPLAILALPKAIIRPYHKTDAPALSTAANSPSVSRYLRDSFPRPYTLADAESWIAMNSSDGGAPVYNWVIACPETGRPMGSIGLVPGKDVYARGYELGYWLGEEDWGKGVMGCVVPAFVRWVFEGMGGGEVDGEGKRKVERVWAGVFEANEGSQKVLEKSGFVFEGRARRAVVRDGVVMDELLYSVIRDDLKK; encoded by the coding sequence ATGTCCCCTACGCAAGATCTTCCACTCGCAATCCTCGCCCTGCCGAAAGCAATAATACGACCCTACCACAAAACAGACGCACCCGCCCTCTCCACCGCAGCAAACTCCCCCTCCGTATCCCGCTACCTCCGCGACTCCTTCCCACGCCCCTACACCCTCGCCGACGCAGAGTCCTGGATCGCGATGAATTCCAGCGACGGCGGCGCGCCGGTGTACAACTGGGTCATCGCCTGTCCGGAAACGGGGAGGCCTATGGGGAGTATCGGGCTCGTGCCGGGGAAGGATGTTTATGCGAGGGGGTATGAGCTTGGGTACTGGCTTGGAGAGGAGGATTGGGGGAAGGGGGTTATGGGGTGTGTTGTGCCTGCTTTTGTGAGGTGGGTTTTTGAGGGGATGGGTGGTGGAGAGGTTGATGGGGAGGGGAAGAGGAAGGTTGAGAGAGTTTGGGCGGGTGTTTTCGAGGCGAATGAGGGGAGTCAGAAGGTTCTTGAGAAGAGTGGGTTTGTGTTTGAGGGGAGGGCGAGGAGAGCTGTTGTTAGAGATGGGGTTGTGATGGATGAGCTTTTGTATTCTGTCATTAGGGACGACTTGAAAAAGTGA